In a genomic window of Helianthus annuus cultivar XRQ/B chromosome 10, HanXRQr2.0-SUNRISE, whole genome shotgun sequence:
- the LOC110886813 gene encoding uncharacterized protein LOC110886813 yields MASGGNTHTTERITRDELNKMISDEVTKAIDANVSRLAQEVEGQVLSTVENMVTSKVEELKEMITGIQGKKEARRCTYKDFMACKPTTFNGEIDPIECQRWIANMEGVFIRSHCDKEDQVMFATGQLMRRAKDWWDSYSKEIGENRVQTLTWQEFKQPFIKYHCPQSAVDRIQEDFLRLRQRDESVNEITNTFLDQLKFCEEIVGTERKKIIRYHGMLKAEIREFITPSKCETLDEIIDLARDREIEIKRQDERGEKRQVEKGSTQGSSKKPKTQDQGKKEASKGGFPRCKTCGKPHSGECLLGRKGCYNCGQEGHPYYNCPNPKRVCYNCNESGHVKADCPKLKQGSKKEGKKEETAKAKGRMFQISTEEARAHPNVVSGIKEESSSQSGSQAKDGKGKSTC; encoded by the coding sequence ATGGCAAGTGGAGGAAATACGCATACTACCGAACGTATAACTCGAGATGAGTTAAACAAGATGATTTCCGATGAAGTAACGAAGGCAattgatgcaaatgtttcaaggCTAGCACAAGAAGTGGAGGGTCAAGTATTAAGTACAGTGGAGAATATGGTCACTAGCAAAGTAGAGGAATTGAAAGAGATGATAACTGGGATTCAAGGCAAGAAGGAAGCAAGACGGTGCACCTACAAGGATTTCATGGCATGTAAGCCTACGACTTTTAATGGGGAAATTGATCCCATCGAATGCCAAAGATGGATAGCCAACATGGAAGGGGTGTTCATTCGAAGCCATTGCGACAAGGAAGACCAAGTCATGTTTGCCACGGGGCAACTCATGCGAAGGGCTAAGGATTGGTGGGACTCGTATAGTAAGGAGATTGGAGAAAATCGAGTTCAAACCTTGACTTGGCAAGAATTCAAACAGCCTTTTATCAAGTACCATTGTCCACAATCAGCTGTGGATCGGATTCAAGAAGATTTTCTCCGATTGCGACAAAGGGATGAATCAGTTAATGAAATCACGAACACTTTCCTCGATCAGCTGAAGTTTTGTGAAGAGATAGTTGGGACAGAAAGGAAGAAGATTATTCGTTATCATGGCATGCTCAAAGCTGAAATTCGGGAGTTCATAACTCCTTCAAAATGTGAAACCTTGGACGAGATCATTGATTTAGCAAGGGATAGAGAAATCGAGATAAAGAGGCAAGATGAACGTGGGGAGAAAAGGCAAGTTGAGAAGGGGTCAACTCAAGGCTCATCCAAGAAACCCAAAACGCAAGATCAAGGAAAGAAGGAAGCTTCCAAAGGCGGGTTCCCACGATGCAAAACATGTGGAAAACCCCATTCTGGTGAATGCTTATTGGGAAGGAAGGGGTGTTACAATTGCGGGCAAGAAGGGCATCCGTACTATAACTGTCCGAATCCCAAGAGGGTGTGCTACAATTGTAATGAATCGGGCCATGTGAAAGCTGATTGCCCAAAGCTCAAACAAGGGTCGAAGAAGGAAGGAAAGAAAGAAGAAACCGCGAAAGCGAAGGGAAGAATGTTTCAAATCTCCACGGAAGAAGCAAGAGCTCACCcgaatgtggtctcag